One genomic window of Azospirillum sp. TSH100 includes the following:
- the rseP gene encoding RIP metalloprotease RseP — protein sequence MDVIGGFWTSVLAFLLVLTVLVFVHELGHYLVARRNGVRIETFSIGFGPELFGVTDRTGTRWKFSALPLGGYVKMFGDADPASTPGAHLTAMSAEERAVSFHHKRVGQRAAIVAAGPIANFVFSIVVLALLFMTAGQSFTPPDVGGIQPGSAAERAGIKPGDLILSVDGTGVQRFEEIRQIVSIRPGEPLAIELKRDGRVMTLTATPDSQAVTDRLGNAHQIGLLGISRGSVGMMRHDPLTAVWQAGREVAGMITGTFTALGQMVQGSRGTEELGGPLRIAQMSGEVAQSGWYPLVWFMTFLSVNLGLINLFPVPMLDGGHLLFYGIEKLLGRPLGARAQEYGFRIGLALVLTLMVFATWNDLVQLRVVDFFRGLVS from the coding sequence ATGGACGTAATCGGCGGTTTTTGGACCTCGGTGCTGGCCTTCCTGCTGGTCCTCACCGTGCTCGTCTTCGTGCACGAGCTTGGTCATTATCTGGTCGCGCGCCGTAACGGCGTAAGGATCGAGACTTTTTCCATCGGCTTCGGGCCGGAACTGTTTGGCGTCACCGACCGCACCGGCACGCGCTGGAAGTTCAGCGCGCTTCCCCTCGGCGGCTACGTCAAGATGTTCGGCGATGCTGATCCGGCAAGCACGCCAGGCGCCCATCTGACCGCCATGTCGGCGGAGGAGCGCGCGGTTTCCTTCCACCACAAGCGGGTGGGGCAGCGCGCAGCCATCGTCGCGGCCGGTCCGATCGCCAATTTCGTGTTTTCCATCGTGGTGCTGGCCCTGCTGTTCATGACGGCCGGCCAGTCCTTCACCCCGCCGGATGTCGGCGGCATCCAGCCCGGCAGTGCCGCGGAGCGCGCCGGCATCAAGCCGGGCGATCTGATCCTGTCGGTCGACGGTACCGGCGTTCAGCGATTCGAGGAAATCCGCCAGATCGTCTCGATCCGCCCCGGTGAGCCGTTGGCGATTGAGTTGAAGCGCGACGGCCGAGTGATGACCCTGACCGCGACGCCGGATTCGCAGGCTGTCACCGACCGACTCGGCAACGCTCACCAGATCGGCCTGCTGGGCATCAGCCGCGGCAGCGTCGGCATGATGCGCCACGATCCCCTGACGGCCGTGTGGCAGGCGGGACGAGAAGTCGCAGGCATGATCACCGGCACCTTCACGGCGCTCGGTCAGATGGTCCAGGGGTCGCGGGGCACGGAAGAACTGGGTGGTCCGCTGCGCATCGCCCAGATGTCGGGCGAGGTGGCGCAGTCCGGCTGGTATCCGCTGGTTTGGTTCATGACCTTCCTGTCGGTCAATCTGGGGCTGATCAACCTGTTTCCGGTACCGATGCTGGATGGCGGGCACCTGCTTTTTTACGGGATCGAAAAGCTGCTCGGCCGGCCCTTGGGAGCGCGAGCGCAAGAATACGGTTTCCGAATTGGATTGGCCTTGGTATTAACGCTCATGGTCTTCGCCACGTGGAACGACCTTGTTCAATTGCGCGTGGTCGATTTCTTCCGGGGACTGGTTTCCTAA
- a CDS encoding 1-deoxy-D-xylulose-5-phosphate reductoisomerase: MVVKAGATADAPRSVTILGSTGSVGTQTVDLVSRNPERFPVEALTANRNVSLLARQARQLKARMAVVADPCAYAELKELLSGTGIEVAAGSDAVAAAAERPADWVMAAIVGAAGLEPTLAAIRRGAIVAFANKEVLVCAGALMMEEVKAHGATLLPVDSEHSAIYQVFDFERTDSVARLILTASGGPFRTRDRAFMATATREQAVAHPTWDMGAKISVDSATMMNKGLELIEAHFLFGIPEERIDVLVHPQSVIHSLVEYVDGSVLAQLGTPDMRTPIAYALGWPARIATPAERLDLVKAATLTFEAPDPVRFPALRLARAALQSGGGAPTILSAANEVAVQAFLDRRIGFLDIERIVEETLTALPHRPLRDLAAVREADADARRDAAGRVAAIGAMAVGSR; encoded by the coding sequence ATGGTGGTGAAAGCGGGAGCGACGGCGGATGCGCCGCGCAGCGTGACGATTCTCGGGTCCACGGGCTCGGTCGGCACGCAGACCGTTGACCTCGTCTCCCGCAATCCGGAGCGTTTTCCTGTCGAGGCGCTGACCGCGAACCGCAACGTGTCTCTGCTGGCCCGGCAGGCCCGCCAGTTGAAGGCGCGCATGGCCGTGGTCGCCGATCCCTGCGCCTATGCCGAGTTGAAGGAGCTTCTGTCCGGCACCGGGATCGAGGTTGCCGCCGGTTCCGACGCGGTTGCCGCCGCCGCCGAACGTCCGGCCGACTGGGTGATGGCGGCCATCGTCGGCGCCGCCGGTCTGGAGCCGACGCTTGCCGCCATTCGCCGCGGCGCCATCGTTGCCTTCGCCAACAAGGAGGTGCTGGTCTGTGCCGGCGCCCTCATGATGGAGGAGGTCAAGGCCCATGGTGCGACGCTGCTGCCGGTCGACAGCGAACATTCCGCCATCTATCAGGTCTTCGATTTCGAGCGCACCGACAGCGTCGCGCGCCTGATCCTCACGGCATCGGGCGGCCCGTTCCGCACCAGGGACCGCGCCTTTATGGCGACGGCCACTCGGGAGCAGGCCGTGGCGCACCCGACCTGGGACATGGGCGCCAAGATCTCGGTCGACAGCGCCACCATGATGAACAAGGGACTGGAGCTGATCGAGGCCCATTTTCTGTTCGGCATTCCGGAAGAGCGCATCGACGTGCTGGTCCACCCGCAGTCGGTTATCCATTCGCTGGTCGAATATGTCGACGGCTCTGTCCTGGCGCAGCTCGGCACTCCGGACATGCGTACACCCATCGCCTATGCGCTCGGCTGGCCTGCCCGCATCGCCACTCCGGCAGAGCGGCTGGATCTGGTCAAGGCAGCGACGCTGACTTTCGAGGCGCCGGATCCCGTGCGATTCCCGGCACTTCGGCTGGCCCGGGCCGCCTTGCAAAGCGGTGGGGGCGCTCCTACTATACTCAGTGCCGCCAACGAGGTGGCCGTTCAGGCGTTTCTCGACCGCCGGATCGGCTTTCTCGACATCGAACGGATCGTCGAGGAGACGTTGACGGCGTTGCCCCACCGCCCGCTGCGCGATCTCGCCGCCGTGCGGGAGGCCGACGCGGACGCAAGGCGGGATGCCGCCGGCCGCGTTGCGGCCATCGGTGCGATGGCGGTTGGCAGCCGATGA
- a CDS encoding phosphatidate cytidylyltransferase, producing MKSSTDGNAASAPPPPGPADTPGSVSAPAKSSKAGDLKVRVLSALVMAPVVLGAVWAGGWVFHALIAFGSVIAVSEWTSIVPSARRLPARLMAAIGILVALMVQIAAGPAAAFGAAAAFAALTAIVGGGSDRGLLGFGVLYVAIGMAGLLWLRDLPDAGLSLFLFVLFAVWATDIGAYAAGRSIGGPKLAPRISPKKTWAGLIGGMLSSALFGWLVALAFGAARPDIALAVGAAVAVVGQAGDLFESAIKRRYNVKDSGQLIPGHGGILDRIDGLLAAAPVLALFHAAVGSVLSWW from the coding sequence TTGAAGAGTTCCACCGACGGGAACGCCGCTTCGGCGCCACCACCGCCGGGTCCCGCTGACACGCCGGGTTCGGTTTCCGCGCCTGCGAAGTCATCCAAGGCGGGCGATCTCAAGGTCCGCGTGCTGTCGGCCCTGGTCATGGCGCCGGTCGTGCTGGGCGCCGTGTGGGCCGGCGGTTGGGTCTTCCATGCCTTGATCGCCTTCGGGTCGGTGATTGCCGTTTCCGAATGGACCAGCATCGTTCCCAGCGCCCGCCGCCTGCCGGCCCGCCTGATGGCGGCCATCGGCATCCTCGTCGCGCTGATGGTGCAGATTGCCGCCGGCCCCGCCGCGGCATTCGGCGCGGCTGCCGCCTTTGCCGCTTTGACGGCCATCGTCGGCGGTGGTTCCGACCGTGGCCTGCTCGGTTTCGGTGTGCTCTATGTGGCGATCGGCATGGCCGGCCTGTTGTGGCTGCGCGACCTGCCCGATGCCGGGTTGTCCCTCTTCCTGTTCGTCCTTTTTGCGGTCTGGGCGACTGACATCGGCGCCTATGCCGCCGGCCGCAGCATCGGCGGGCCGAAGCTGGCGCCACGCATCAGCCCCAAGAAGACCTGGGCCGGGCTGATCGGCGGCATGCTGTCGTCCGCTCTGTTCGGCTGGCTGGTGGCTCTTGCCTTCGGGGCGGCGCGTCCGGACATTGCCCTTGCGGTCGGAGCGGCCGTTGCCGTGGTCGGGCAGGCTGGCGACCTGTTCGAATCGGCGATCAAGCGACGCTATAATGTGAAGGACAGCGGCCAGCTCATTCCCGGGCATGGCGGCATCCTCGACCGCATCGACGGGCTTCTGGCCGCCGCCCCGGTGCTGGCCCTGTTCCACGCGGCCGTTGGATCGGTTCTGTCATGGTGGTGA
- a CDS encoding isoprenyl transferase: MRDADDNRSNTAPGHVAIIMDGNGRWAKARGLPRTAGHKKGVDAVRRTVEAARELGIGTLTIFSFSSENWRRPEEEISDLMGLLRFYLRSEVAELHRAGIRLRVIGDRTRLSEDINRLIDNAEALTRDNRVMTLVVALSYGSRLEIVHAARRLAEEVAAGRLSPGAIDEDALSARLYTADIPDPDLIIRTSGEKRISNFLLWQAAYAELVFVDTLWPDFTKRDLEAAIEEFHRRERRFGATTAGSR, from the coding sequence ATGCGCGACGCGGACGACAACCGGTCCAACACGGCCCCCGGGCACGTCGCCATCATCATGGATGGCAACGGGCGCTGGGCCAAGGCGCGCGGCCTGCCGCGCACCGCCGGTCACAAAAAGGGCGTGGACGCCGTCCGCCGCACCGTGGAAGCGGCGCGCGAACTAGGCATCGGCACTCTGACGATCTTCAGCTTCTCTTCGGAGAACTGGCGCCGGCCGGAGGAGGAGATCAGCGACCTGATGGGTCTGCTGCGCTTCTATCTGCGCAGCGAGGTTGCCGAACTGCACCGGGCGGGCATCCGATTGCGGGTGATCGGAGACCGGACCCGGCTTTCCGAGGATATCAACCGGCTGATCGACAATGCCGAGGCACTGACCCGCGACAACCGGGTGATGACCCTGGTCGTCGCGCTCAGTTACGGCTCACGGCTCGAGATCGTCCACGCCGCGCGACGGCTGGCGGAAGAGGTGGCGGCTGGCCGCCTGTCGCCCGGCGCCATCGACGAGGATGCGCTGTCGGCCCGGCTCTACACCGCCGACATTCCCGACCCCGACCTGATCATCCGCACCAGCGGCGAGAAGCGGATCAGCAACTTCCTGCTGTGGCAGGCGGCCTATGCCGAGTTGGTCTTCGTCGATACGCTCTGGCCCGATTTCACCAAGCGCGATCTGGAGGCGGCGATTGAAGAGTTCCACCGACGGGAACGCCGCTTCGGCGCCACCACCGCCGGGTCCCGCTGA
- the frr gene encoding ribosome recycling factor has protein sequence MAAPDLSDLKRRMEGALESFRKELGGLRTGRASSNLLEPVMVEAYGSRMHLREVATVSVPEPRLISVQVWDRGMTKAVEKAIRDSGLGLNPQAEGQVIRVPLPDLTQERRAELAKVAHKYAEQCRIAVRNIRRDGMDGLKKAEKASEITQDEHKVQADRVQVLTDQHIKLVDDTLAQKEKEIMQV, from the coding sequence GTGGCTGCGCCCGACCTATCGGATCTGAAGCGCCGCATGGAAGGCGCGCTTGAGTCGTTTCGCAAGGAACTGGGCGGTCTGCGTACCGGTCGCGCCTCGTCCAATCTGCTCGAACCGGTGATGGTGGAGGCCTACGGCAGCCGCATGCACCTGCGCGAGGTCGCGACGGTCTCCGTTCCGGAACCGCGCCTGATCTCGGTCCAGGTGTGGGACCGCGGCATGACCAAGGCGGTCGAGAAGGCCATCCGCGACAGCGGCTTGGGTCTGAACCCGCAGGCCGAGGGCCAGGTCATCCGCGTTCCGCTGCCCGACCTGACGCAGGAGCGCCGTGCCGAACTGGCGAAGGTCGCTCACAAGTACGCCGAGCAGTGCCGTATCGCCGTCCGCAACATCCGTCGCGACGGCATGGACGGTCTGAAGAAGGCCGAGAAGGCCAGCGAGATCACTCAGGACGAGCACAAGGTCCAGGCGGACAGGGTGCAGGTGCTGACCGATCAGCACATCAAGCTGGTCGACGATACGCTTGCGCAAAAAGAAAAGGAAATCATGCAGGTCTGA
- the pyrH gene encoding UMP kinase, with protein MVETTGTTAPAEGVRYKRVLLKVSGEALMGQRDYGLDPEMVNRIASEVKAVIALGVQVCLVIGGGNIFRGVKGAASGMERASADYIGMLATVMNALSMQSALERMGVSTRVQSAIPMSTVCEPYIRRRAVRHMEKGRVVIFAAGTGNPFFTTDTAAALRASEMGCDGLLKGTQVDGVYTADPKKDPSAQHYERLTYMDVLTKELQVMDASAIALSRENHIPILVFSIHTPGAFAEVMQGRGKHTIITEERE; from the coding sequence ATGGTCGAAACCACCGGGACCACCGCGCCGGCCGAGGGCGTCCGCTACAAGCGCGTCCTCCTCAAGGTGTCGGGCGAGGCGCTGATGGGTCAGCGCGACTATGGTCTGGACCCGGAGATGGTGAACCGCATCGCCAGCGAGGTGAAGGCGGTCATCGCGCTCGGCGTCCAGGTCTGTCTGGTCATCGGCGGGGGGAACATCTTCCGGGGTGTGAAGGGTGCGGCGAGCGGCATGGAGCGTGCCTCGGCCGACTATATCGGCATGCTCGCCACCGTGATGAACGCGCTCTCGATGCAGAGCGCGCTCGAACGGATGGGCGTCAGCACGCGGGTGCAGTCGGCCATTCCCATGTCGACGGTCTGCGAGCCCTATATCCGGCGCCGCGCGGTCCGTCACATGGAAAAGGGGCGGGTGGTGATCTTCGCCGCCGGCACCGGCAACCCCTTCTTCACCACCGACACCGCCGCGGCGCTGCGCGCCTCAGAAATGGGCTGTGACGGTCTGCTGAAGGGCACGCAGGTCGATGGCGTCTATACCGCCGATCCGAAGAAGGATCCCTCGGCCCAGCATTACGAACGCCTCACCTACATGGATGTCCTTACCAAGGAGCTGCAGGTGATGGATGCTTCGGCGATCGCGCTGTCGCGCGAGAATCACATCCCCATTCTGGTCTTCTCGATTCACACGCCCGGCGCCTTCGCTGAAGTGATGCAGGGCCGTGGCAAGCACACCATCATAACGGAAGAAAGGGAGTAG
- the tsf gene encoding translation elongation factor Ts: MAEITASLVKELREKTGAGMMDCKKALNETQGDLEGAVDWLRKKGLAAAAKKSGRIAAEGLVAVATAGTKGAVVEVNAETDFVARNDKFQAFAAKAAELALATGGDVEALKAAAYPGTSHTAQDELTSLIATVGENMNLRRSVTLSVSAGVVVSYVHSAIAPGLGKIGVLVALESTGDAGKLADLGKQIAMHIAAARPDALDIADVDSSSLERERNVLAEQARASGKPENIIEKMVEGRVRKYYEEVCLLEQTYVIDGETKVRKVVENAAKDIGAPVKVTAFTRFALGEGIEKAQSDFAAEVAAAAGGQG, translated from the coding sequence ATGGCCGAGATTACCGCCTCGCTCGTCAAGGAACTGCGCGAGAAGACCGGCGCGGGCATGATGGATTGCAAGAAGGCGCTGAACGAGACGCAGGGCGACCTCGAGGGCGCCGTCGACTGGCTGCGCAAGAAGGGCCTCGCCGCCGCCGCCAAGAAGTCGGGCCGCATCGCCGCCGAGGGTCTGGTCGCCGTCGCCACCGCCGGCACCAAGGGTGCCGTGGTCGAGGTGAACGCCGAGACCGACTTCGTCGCCCGCAACGACAAGTTCCAGGCTTTCGCCGCCAAGGCTGCCGAGCTGGCCCTGGCAACCGGTGGCGACGTCGAGGCCCTGAAGGCCGCCGCCTATCCGGGCACCTCGCACACCGCCCAGGACGAGCTGACCAGCCTGATCGCCACCGTCGGCGAGAACATGAACCTGCGCCGCAGCGTCACCCTGTCGGTTTCGGCCGGCGTGGTCGTCAGCTACGTCCACTCGGCCATCGCGCCGGGCCTGGGCAAGATCGGCGTTCTGGTCGCTCTGGAGTCGACCGGCGACGCCGGCAAGCTGGCCGATCTCGGCAAGCAGATCGCCATGCACATCGCCGCCGCCCGTCCGGACGCGCTGGACATCGCCGATGTCGACAGCTCGTCGCTGGAGCGTGAGCGCAACGTGCTGGCCGAGCAGGCCCGCGCTTCGGGCAAGCCGGAGAACATCATCGAGAAGATGGTCGAAGGCCGCGTCCGCAAATACTACGAGGAAGTCTGCCTGCTGGAGCAGACCTACGTGATCGATGGCGAGACCAAGGTCCGCAAGGTGGTGGAGAACGCCGCCAAGGACATCGGCGCTCCGGTCAAGGTGACCGCCTTCACCCGCTTCGCGCTGGGCGAGGGCATCGAGAAGGCCCAGTCGGACTTCGCCGCCGAAGTCGCCGCCGCCGCAGGTGGTCAGGGCTGA
- the rpsB gene encoding 30S ribosomal protein S2, whose amino-acid sequence MTMPTFTMRQLLEAGVHFGHHTRRWNPKMNQYIFGVRNGVHVIDLEQTVPMLHRALQAVRDVVAGGGRVLFVGTKRQAQERIAEAAAKCGQYYVNHRWLGGMLTNWKTISQSIKRLREMEERLGGDTSGLTKREILELTRERDKLERALGGIKEMGGLPDVIFIIDTNKESIAVKEANKLGIPVIAVLDSNSDPDGVAFPIPGNDDALRAIELYCDLTVGAVLDGLQAEMSAAGIDVGAAEDAPAEQLPEEETAETAQA is encoded by the coding sequence ATGACCATGCCCACCTTCACCATGCGCCAGCTGCTGGAAGCCGGTGTCCACTTCGGTCACCACACCCGCCGCTGGAACCCGAAGATGAACCAGTACATCTTCGGCGTCCGCAATGGCGTGCACGTCATCGACCTCGAGCAGACCGTCCCGATGCTGCACCGCGCCCTCCAGGCCGTGCGTGACGTCGTCGCCGGCGGTGGTCGCGTCCTGTTCGTCGGCACCAAGCGCCAGGCCCAGGAGCGCATCGCCGAGGCTGCCGCCAAGTGTGGCCAGTACTATGTCAACCACCGCTGGCTCGGCGGCATGCTGACCAACTGGAAGACCATCTCCCAGTCGATCAAGCGCCTGCGCGAGATGGAAGAGCGCCTGGGTGGCGACACTTCGGGCCTGACCAAGCGCGAAATCCTGGAGCTGACCCGCGAGCGCGACAAGCTGGAGCGTGCGCTGGGCGGCATCAAGGAGATGGGCGGCCTGCCGGACGTCATCTTCATCATCGACACCAACAAGGAGTCGATCGCGGTCAAGGAAGCCAACAAGCTGGGCATCCCGGTCATCGCGGTCCTCGACAGCAACTCCGATCCGGATGGCGTGGCCTTCCCGATCCCCGGCAACGACGACGCGCTGCGCGCCATCGAGCTGTACTGCGACCTGACGGTCGGCGCCGTGCTTGACGGCCTGCAGGCCGAGATGAGCGCCGCCGGCATCGACGTCGGCGCCGCTGAGGACGCCCCGGCCGAGCAGCTGCCGGAGGAAGAGACCGCCGAGACCGCCCAGGCCTGA
- the aspS gene encoding aspartate--tRNA ligase, which produces MHPYRTHTCGQLREENAGETVRLSGWMNRKRDHGQLLFIDLRDHYGLTQCVVDTSNPAFEVANRLKLESVITVTGKVVKRTAETINDKLPTGRIELQIAELTVEGEAEQIPLQVNQDTDAGEDVRLRYRFLDLRRERIHENIMLRSRVIASARRRMIDQGFTEFQTPILTASSPEGARDYLVPSRNHPGKFYALPQAPQQFKQLLMVAGFDRYFQIAPCFRDEDARADRSPGEFYQLDFEMSFVTQEDVFAAIEPVLHGIFDEFGGFRRDSKPAIDGLPFRRISYAESMLKYGNDKPDLRNPLVITDVTEVFKRDDVEFRAFKQTLEKGGVVRAIRAPKVSDRPRSFFDKLNDWARGLGAPGLGYIVMEAGGGKGPIAKFVPEAAQTALRELAGLEDGDAIFFVCDQPGPAAKLAGLARTRIGEELDLIEKNAFRFCWIVDFPMYELDEETNKVIFSHNPFSMPQGGLKALETMNPLDIKAYQYDIVCNGVELSSGAIRNHLPEVMYKAFEIAGYPPEELEARFGGMLSAFKLGAPPHGGSAPGIDRIVMLLADEPNIREVIAFPLNQRAEDLLMQAPAPVDTARLRELHLKLDLPKPKVAAPSAPQA; this is translated from the coding sequence ATGCACCCCTACCGCACGCACACCTGCGGCCAGCTTCGTGAAGAAAATGCCGGTGAGACCGTCCGCCTGTCGGGCTGGATGAACCGGAAGCGCGATCATGGACAGCTGCTGTTCATCGACCTGCGCGACCATTACGGCCTGACGCAGTGCGTGGTCGATACCTCCAACCCGGCCTTCGAGGTCGCGAACCGGCTGAAGCTGGAATCGGTCATCACCGTCACCGGCAAGGTGGTGAAGCGCACGGCCGAGACCATCAACGACAAGCTGCCCACCGGCCGCATCGAACTCCAGATCGCCGAGCTGACCGTCGAAGGCGAGGCGGAGCAGATCCCGCTGCAGGTCAACCAGGATACCGATGCCGGCGAGGACGTACGCCTGCGCTACCGCTTCCTCGACCTGCGCCGCGAGCGCATCCACGAGAACATCATGCTGCGCTCGCGCGTGATCGCCTCGGCGCGCCGCCGCATGATCGACCAGGGCTTTACCGAATTCCAGACGCCGATCCTCACCGCCTCCTCGCCGGAGGGTGCCCGTGACTATCTGGTGCCCAGCCGCAATCATCCCGGCAAGTTCTACGCCCTGCCGCAGGCGCCGCAGCAGTTCAAGCAGCTGCTGATGGTCGCCGGCTTCGACCGCTACTTCCAGATCGCCCCCTGCTTCCGCGACGAGGATGCCCGCGCCGACCGCAGCCCTGGCGAGTTCTACCAGCTCGATTTCGAGATGTCCTTCGTCACCCAGGAAGACGTCTTCGCCGCCATCGAGCCGGTTCTGCACGGAATCTTCGACGAGTTCGGCGGCTTCCGCCGCGACTCGAAGCCGGCCATCGACGGGCTGCCGTTCCGCCGCATCTCCTACGCCGAGTCGATGCTGAAGTACGGCAACGACAAGCCGGACCTGCGCAACCCGCTGGTCATCACTGACGTGACCGAGGTGTTCAAGCGCGACGACGTGGAGTTCCGCGCCTTCAAGCAGACGCTTGAGAAGGGCGGCGTCGTCCGCGCCATCCGCGCCCCGAAGGTCTCCGACCGTCCGCGCAGCTTCTTCGACAAGCTGAACGACTGGGCCCGCGGTCTCGGTGCTCCCGGCCTCGGCTACATCGTCATGGAGGCCGGCGGCGGCAAGGGCCCGATCGCCAAGTTCGTGCCGGAGGCGGCGCAAACCGCCCTGCGTGAGTTGGCCGGTCTCGAAGACGGCGACGCGATCTTCTTCGTCTGCGACCAGCCCGGCCCGGCGGCCAAGCTGGCCGGCCTCGCCCGCACCCGCATCGGCGAGGAACTGGACCTGATCGAGAAGAACGCCTTCCGCTTCTGCTGGATCGTCGACTTCCCGATGTACGAGCTGGATGAGGAGACCAACAAGGTCATCTTCAGCCACAACCCGTTCTCGATGCCCCAGGGCGGCCTGAAGGCTCTGGAGACGATGAACCCGCTCGACATCAAGGCTTACCAGTACGACATCGTCTGCAATGGCGTGGAGCTGTCGTCCGGCGCCATCCGCAACCATTTGCCGGAGGTGATGTACAAGGCCTTCGAGATCGCCGGCTATCCGCCGGAGGAACTGGAAGCCCGATTCGGCGGCATGCTGAGCGCCTTCAAGCTGGGCGCCCCGCCTCACGGCGGCTCGGCTCCTGGCATCGACCGCATCGTCATGCTCCTGGCCGATGAGCCGAACATCCGCGAAGTCATCGCCTTCCCGCTCAACCAGCGGGCCGAAGACCTGCTGATGCAGGCCCCGGCGCCGGTCGACACCGCCCGCCTGCGGGAACTGCACCTGAAGCTCGACCTGCCCAAGCCGAAGGTCGCGGCCCCGTCCGCGCCGCAGGCGTAA
- the rnd gene encoding ribonuclease D → MTLITTTDALQAFCQSLAGAEYITVDTEFLREKTYWPQLCLVQVGGPDGAVAIDPLAEGIDLAPLFALMSDPSVLKVFHAARQDVEIFWHLSGQIPHPLFDTQVAAMVCGFGESVGYETLVTKLAGARIDKSSRFTDWSHRPLTERQLTYALSDVIHLRPAYEKLKRRLARSGRSHWLEEEMAILTDPATYQVDPESSYLRLKVRTNKPRFMAVLKELAAWREREAQRRDQPRSRILRDEALLEIAAHAPTTVDDLARTRGLGRGFAEGRQGADVLAAVRGGLDLPDSALPRVEPREEPPPGLQPIVELLRVLLKMKCDENNVAAKLVASSAELEALAADDGADIPAMQGWRRELFGNDALALKHGKIGLAVIDRRVRIVPAGEPRPSADSTESET, encoded by the coding sequence ATGACGCTCATCACGACAACCGACGCCCTTCAGGCCTTCTGTCAGTCGCTGGCAGGGGCCGAGTACATCACGGTCGACACCGAGTTCCTGCGGGAAAAGACCTATTGGCCGCAACTGTGCCTCGTCCAGGTCGGCGGGCCCGACGGCGCGGTCGCCATCGACCCGCTCGCCGAGGGCATCGACCTGGCGCCACTGTTCGCGCTGATGAGCGACCCGTCGGTGCTGAAGGTTTTCCACGCCGCCCGCCAGGACGTGGAGATCTTCTGGCACCTGTCCGGCCAGATCCCGCATCCGCTCTTCGACACCCAGGTCGCGGCGATGGTCTGCGGCTTCGGCGAGAGCGTCGGCTATGAGACGCTGGTCACCAAGCTGGCCGGCGCCCGCATCGACAAGTCCAGCCGCTTCACCGACTGGTCACACCGGCCGCTGACCGAGCGGCAGCTGACCTACGCCCTGTCCGACGTGATCCACCTGCGCCCGGCCTACGAGAAGCTGAAGCGCCGCCTCGCCCGGTCCGGCCGCTCGCACTGGCTGGAGGAGGAGATGGCGATCCTGACCGATCCGGCCACATATCAGGTCGATCCGGAAAGCTCCTACCTGCGGCTGAAGGTGCGGACCAACAAGCCGCGCTTCATGGCGGTCCTGAAGGAGCTGGCGGCTTGGCGCGAGCGCGAGGCCCAGCGCCGGGACCAGCCGCGGTCGCGCATCCTGCGGGACGAGGCTCTGCTGGAAATCGCCGCCCACGCCCCGACCACCGTCGACGACCTTGCCCGCACCCGCGGGCTCGGCCGCGGCTTTGCCGAAGGACGCCAAGGCGCCGACGTGCTGGCCGCGGTGCGGGGCGGGCTCGATCTGCCGGACAGCGCCCTGCCCCGCGTCGAACCGCGCGAAGAACCTCCGCCGGGACTCCAACCGATCGTCGAGTTGCTGCGCGTTCTGCTGAAGATGAAGTGCGACGAAAACAATGTCGCGGCGAAGCTGGTGGCGTCCTCCGCCGAGCTGGAAGCTCTGGCGGCCGATGACGGCGCAGACATTCCGGCGATGCAGGGATGGCGGCGCGAGCTGTTCGGCAATGATGCACTTGCGTTGAAGCACGGAAAGATCGGTCTCGCGGTCATAGACCGCCGCGTCCGCATCGTTCCCGCCGGCGAACCCCGCCCGTCCGCCGACTCCACCGAATCCGAAACTTGA